In one Desulfoferula mesophila genomic region, the following are encoded:
- a CDS encoding DMT family transporter — protein MLAFGGLVVLFGQGLDRITPRFLLGDLFSLTAGALWGATTVYLKRFLAERAQALQTFFYQLFFSWPLLLAASFLLEDPLSASLTGFGAFSLFYQSVIVAFISYLAWFNLIHHHPASLVQAFTFFTPVAGVFISGFWILHENVELRLLLSLALISIGLVLVNRPAHKATVA, from the coding sequence GTGCTGGCCTTCGGCGGCTTGGTGGTCCTGTTTGGCCAGGGTCTAGACCGAATCACGCCCAGGTTCCTGTTGGGCGATCTGTTTTCACTAACTGCCGGGGCCCTGTGGGGAGCCACCACCGTCTATCTAAAGCGTTTCCTGGCCGAACGTGCACAAGCCCTCCAAACGTTCTTTTACCAACTCTTTTTCTCGTGGCCATTGTTGTTGGCAGCCAGTTTCTTGCTGGAAGACCCTCTGTCGGCCAGCCTAACCGGCTTCGGGGCCTTCTCGCTTTTCTATCAGTCGGTAATAGTGGCCTTCATCAGCTACCTGGCATGGTTCAACCTGATCCACCACCACCCGGCCAGCCTGGTGCAGGCCTTCACCTTCTTCACACCAGTGGCCGGGGTGTTCATCAGTGGGTTTTGGATTTTGCATGAAAATGTGGAGCTGCGATTATTGTTGTCCTTGGCCCTGATCAGCATCGGCCTGGTATTGGTCAACCGTCCGGCCCACAAAGCAACGGTGGCATAG
- a CDS encoding acyl-CoA dehydrogenase family protein: MKNIWDALLSEEHRMVRETARRLAEKELAPIARELDEQERFPMEAYREAGRNGLIGSTSPVEYGGGGADLLTNALIKEEFCRVAAGFGMSVNMCTTNFCYFISKYGSEKQKTTYIPPVLNGEKLAAFCLTEPEAGSDALAIKTTYAKKGAAYVLNGSKTFITNAPLAQYFLVMAREHGTRGAGGGTLFILDREMPGVSTGQPFEKMGMRCSPTGEVFLDHVEVSGEQIMGAEGHGYPILFETLDEERVLGAVTSIGIMQACLEESVKYAKERKQFSQPICDFQLVKNMLAEMATRLELARHYAYSLCPLIDDGRRISKEASIAKYYASSMATQAALDAIQIHGGYGYMREYPVERYMRDAKLVEIGGGTSEIQKMIIARELLKEI; this comes from the coding sequence GTGAAAAACATCTGGGACGCGCTGCTTTCCGAGGAACACCGCATGGTGCGCGAGACGGCGCGCAGGCTGGCGGAAAAAGAATTGGCCCCCATCGCCCGGGAGCTCGACGAGCAAGAGAGATTCCCAATGGAAGCCTACCGGGAAGCGGGGCGCAACGGGTTGATCGGCTCCACCTCCCCGGTAGAGTATGGCGGCGGCGGGGCGGACCTGCTGACCAACGCCCTGATCAAGGAAGAGTTTTGCCGGGTGGCCGCCGGTTTCGGCATGTCGGTGAACATGTGCACCACCAACTTCTGTTACTTCATCTCCAAGTACGGCAGCGAAAAGCAAAAGACCACCTACATACCGCCGGTGCTAAACGGGGAAAAGCTGGCAGCCTTTTGCCTCACCGAACCCGAGGCGGGCTCTGACGCACTGGCCATCAAGACCACCTACGCCAAAAAGGGCGCGGCCTATGTGCTGAACGGATCCAAAACCTTTATCACCAACGCCCCCCTGGCCCAGTACTTCCTGGTAATGGCTAGAGAGCACGGCACCAGGGGCGCGGGCGGCGGCACCCTGTTCATTCTAGATCGGGAAATGCCGGGGGTTTCCACAGGCCAGCCCTTCGAGAAAATGGGCATGCGCTGCTCGCCCACCGGCGAGGTGTTCCTGGACCACGTGGAGGTGTCCGGCGAGCAAATTATGGGCGCCGAAGGGCACGGCTACCCAATCCTGTTCGAGACCCTGGACGAGGAGCGTGTGCTGGGGGCAGTCACCAGCATCGGCATCATGCAGGCCTGCCTGGAAGAATCGGTAAAGTACGCAAAGGAGCGCAAGCAGTTCAGCCAGCCCATCTGCGACTTCCAACTGGTCAAAAACATGCTGGCCGAAATGGCCACCCGCCTGGAGTTGGCCAGGCACTACGCATACTCGCTGTGCCCCCTGATCGACGATGGGCGCCGCATTTCCAAGGAAGCCTCAATCGCCAAGTATTACGCTTCGTCCATGGCCACCCAGGCGGCCCTGGACGCCATCCAGATACACGGAGGCTACGGTTACATGCGCGAGTACCCCGTTGAACGCTACATGCGAGACGCCAAGCTGGTGGAGATAGGCGGCGGTACCTCTGAAATACAGAAAATGATCATTGCCCGGGAACTCTTGAAGGAGATCTGA
- a CDS encoding MaoC/PaaZ C-terminal domain-containing protein produces the protein MNPMYFDDFELGQEFVTKARTVTEADIVNFAALSWDTNPLHTDAEFAAGSHFGERIAHGMLGLVIHAGLSQQLGNLEGTLVAFLGMNWQFHHPIKIGDTIHVVQRVKELRETSQGNRGVLTFEKEVLNQRHQVVQSGTTTVLMLRKKSGDD, from the coding sequence ATGAATCCAATGTACTTCGACGACTTTGAGCTGGGCCAGGAGTTCGTGACCAAGGCCAGGACGGTGACCGAGGCCGACATCGTGAACTTCGCGGCCCTGTCTTGGGACACCAACCCGCTGCACACCGACGCCGAGTTCGCCGCCGGGAGCCATTTTGGCGAGCGCATCGCCCACGGCATGCTGGGCCTGGTGATCCACGCCGGTCTTTCCCAGCAGTTGGGCAACCTGGAAGGCACCCTGGTGGCTTTCCTGGGCATGAACTGGCAATTCCACCATCCCATCAAGATCGGCGATACCATCCACGTGGTGCAGAGGGTCAAGGAACTGCGCGAAACCTCCCAGGGCAATCGCGGGGTTTTGACCTTTGAAAAAGAAGTGCTCAACCAGCGCCACCAGGTGGTGCAAAGCGGGACCACCACCGTGCTCATGCTGCGCAAGAAATCCGGCGACGACTAG
- a CDS encoding class I adenylate-forming enzyme family protein, protein MEMTLGEAFERSARKFPGKVACIDDQARATYAQMSAAVNRWSNALDGLGLGKGSHVATLSDNCLSLMQVILGNLKRGLVSVPLDSRGTVDDVCRMAKITDCTALVFDVHYQGLAEEMRDRLPALKTLVAFGGAAPAFARDYEALKKNASEGESPQVVSEDDESFILFTGGTTGRPKGAVLTHKSILWNIISVTTENHSPAPEERIFYPMQMYHVASLSRFLAFMYAGGTFIGSKTFEPDHFLDVVERERTTFVVGNPTIYRMLLEAIKRKPRDTSSMRRWLNTHGILDPAERKEIETRLWPNGACYSSYALTEASPAVTVLKPWDQPEEPGSVGRGYMCTEVRVVDALDQEPPPGEPGEIIVRGPSVFKGYYNAPQETEATLRGGWLHTGDLGRFDAKGYLYVVDRLKDMIKTGGLNVYSREVEEVLLQHPLVRDVAVIGLPHPRWGEAVCAVVMAQPGALLDEGIIQAHCQERLAGYKKPAMIRFVDALPKTTFGGKVLKRELREMFKDS, encoded by the coding sequence ATGGAAATGACCCTAGGCGAGGCCTTTGAGCGCTCGGCCCGCAAGTTTCCTGGCAAGGTGGCCTGCATCGACGACCAGGCCAGGGCCACCTATGCCCAGATGAGCGCGGCGGTCAACCGCTGGAGCAACGCCCTGGATGGTCTGGGCCTGGGCAAGGGCTCCCACGTGGCCACCCTTTCGGACAACTGCCTGAGCCTGATGCAGGTGATCCTGGGCAACCTGAAGCGGGGCCTGGTGTCGGTACCCCTTGACTCTCGCGGCACGGTGGACGACGTTTGCCGCATGGCCAAGATCACCGACTGCACCGCCTTGGTCTTCGATGTCCATTACCAGGGCCTGGCTGAGGAGATGCGCGACCGCCTGCCCGCCCTGAAAACCCTGGTAGCCTTCGGCGGGGCGGCACCGGCGTTCGCCCGGGACTATGAGGCTCTGAAAAAAAACGCATCCGAGGGGGAGTCGCCCCAGGTGGTGAGCGAGGACGACGAGTCGTTCATCTTGTTCACCGGAGGCACCACCGGCCGCCCCAAGGGGGCGGTGTTGACCCACAAGAGCATCCTGTGGAACATAATTTCGGTGACCACCGAGAACCACAGCCCAGCCCCGGAGGAGCGCATCTTCTATCCCATGCAGATGTATCACGTGGCCTCCCTGAGCCGCTTCTTGGCCTTCATGTACGCTGGGGGCACCTTCATCGGAAGCAAGACCTTCGAACCGGACCACTTTCTGGACGTGGTGGAGCGCGAGCGCACCACCTTCGTGGTAGGCAACCCCACCATCTACCGGATGCTCCTGGAGGCCATCAAACGCAAGCCACGCGACACCAGCTCCATGCGCCGCTGGCTGAACACCCATGGAATCTTGGACCCGGCCGAGAGGAAAGAGATTGAGACCAGGCTTTGGCCCAACGGGGCCTGTTACAGCTCCTACGCCCTCACCGAGGCATCCCCAGCGGTGACTGTGCTCAAGCCCTGGGACCAGCCCGAGGAGCCCGGCAGCGTGGGGCGCGGCTACATGTGCACCGAGGTGCGGGTGGTGGACGCCCTTGACCAGGAGCCGCCCCCCGGAGAGCCCGGCGAGATCATCGTGCGGGGGCCCAGCGTGTTCAAGGGCTACTACAACGCCCCCCAAGAGACCGAGGCCACCCTGCGAGGCGGCTGGCTGCACACCGGCGACCTTGGGCGCTTCGATGCCAAGGGCTACCTGTACGTGGTGGACCGGCTCAAGGACATGATCAAGACCGGCGGGCTGAACGTCTACTCCCGGGAGGTGGAGGAGGTCCTGCTGCAACACCCCCTGGTACGCGACGTGGCGGTGATCGGATTGCCCCATCCCCGCTGGGGTGAAGCGGTGTGCGCGGTGGTGATGGCCCAGCCCGGCGCCCTTCTGGACGAGGGGATCATCCAGGCCCACTGCCAAGAGCGCCTGGCCGGGTACAAGAAGCCCGCCATGATCCGCTTCGTGGACGCGCTCCCCAAAACCACCTTCGGGGGCAAGGTCCTGAAACGGGAGCTGCGCGAGATGTTCAAAGACAGCTAG
- a CDS encoding 3-keto-5-aminohexanoate cleavage protein, whose product MSNQVIITVAPTGSIPTREDNPNIPYTAEEVAAETRRSYEAGASVVHLHARHPDTGKPTPDLAVFRDYLAAVRDACPIITQITTGGGATTLGLSVEDRLKPVEELRPDSASLNAGSMNFGRGLFPNTPDTMELYAKRMREWGVMPEFEVYDLSMIQNMEHWIRRPGLLEPPFRVSFVLGVMGGIPASLKNLVLLKDALDPGYSWQAIGIGRHQFPLGTGALILGGGMRVGFEDNVYLSKGVPAKSNAELVAKAVRIARELGLEPAGVEDARRMLPLLNRG is encoded by the coding sequence ATGAGCAATCAAGTGATCATCACCGTAGCCCCCACGGGTAGCATCCCCACCCGCGAGGACAACCCCAACATCCCCTACACCGCCGAGGAGGTGGCCGCCGAGACTCGACGCTCCTACGAAGCGGGCGCCTCGGTGGTGCATCTGCACGCCCGCCACCCCGATACCGGAAAGCCCACCCCGGACTTGGCGGTGTTTCGGGACTACCTGGCCGCAGTGCGCGACGCATGCCCCATTATCACCCAGATAACCACCGGAGGCGGGGCCACCACCCTGGGCCTCAGCGTGGAGGACCGGCTTAAGCCGGTAGAGGAGCTGCGCCCCGATTCGGCTTCGCTAAACGCAGGGTCCATGAACTTCGGGCGGGGCCTATTCCCCAACACCCCGGACACCATGGAGCTTTACGCCAAGCGCATGCGCGAATGGGGGGTCATGCCCGAGTTCGAGGTATATGACCTGTCCATGATCCAGAACATGGAACACTGGATCCGCAGGCCTGGCCTGCTGGAGCCTCCCTTCAGGGTCAGCTTCGTGCTGGGGGTCATGGGCGGCATCCCGGCCAGCCTCAAGAACCTGGTGCTCTTGAAAGACGCCCTCGACCCCGGCTACTCCTGGCAGGCCATCGGCATCGGCCGCCACCAGTTTCCCCTGGGGACCGGCGCCCTGATCCTGGGCGGGGGCATGAGGGTTGGCTTCGAGGACAACGTTTACCTCTCTAAGGGTGTGCCCGCCAAGAGCAACGCAGAGCTGGTGGCCAAAGCGGTGCGCATCGCCAGGGAGCTGGGTCTGGAACCTGCCGGCGTGGAAGATGCCCGGCGTATGTTGCCCCTGCTCAACCGGGGATAG
- a CDS encoding Zn-ribbon domain-containing OB-fold protein — MNSAEREAWYRYQHEKYGIPVEHLRREFEEELSGKNPMDAPLEIPDKMEVVFKYSYGGQSRFFRELRENKTLYGAECPECGKVFCPPRSNCHTCYQPTQWKKLAGTGTIEACTVQHYTTSSFIKKVPFVCAYVKLDGTDSLLMTNMEVDDVAGVKVGTKVKAVYRELRLGAITDVYFKPLD; from the coding sequence ATGAACAGCGCTGAAAGAGAAGCCTGGTATCGCTACCAGCACGAAAAATACGGCATCCCCGTGGAGCACTTGCGGCGGGAATTCGAGGAGGAGCTTAGCGGTAAGAACCCCATGGACGCGCCCCTGGAGATCCCGGACAAGATGGAGGTCGTCTTCAAGTACTCCTACGGCGGCCAGTCGCGATTCTTCCGGGAGTTAAGGGAAAACAAAACCCTGTATGGGGCTGAGTGCCCGGAGTGCGGCAAGGTCTTTTGCCCGCCGCGCAGCAACTGCCACACCTGCTACCAACCCACCCAGTGGAAGAAGCTGGCCGGCACCGGCACTATCGAGGCCTGCACCGTGCAGCACTACACCACCAGCAGCTTCATCAAAAAGGTGCCCTTTGTCTGCGCCTACGTAAAGCTGGACGGCACTGACTCGTTGCTAATGACCAACATGGAGGTGGACGACGTGGCGGGGGTCAAGGTGGGCACCAAGGTGAAGGCGGTCTACCGCGAGCTAAGGCTGGGGGCCATCACCGACGTTTATTTCAAGCCCCTGGATTAA